Below is a window of Camelina sativa cultivar DH55 chromosome 11, Cs, whole genome shotgun sequence DNA.
TGCAGTGCTATTGTCTTCTCTTGGCTTTTAGAAGTTATAACTTTAGTCTCCCAAAACAAAGTACTTCCTTATGCAGCTTCCGGTAATATGGAAATCCATAATCTTTTTCTATATTCTTGAGCCTTTCTTTGGGATTGGGAATTTTAAGCATGTCTATAAATTCTTGACTTATGCAGAAGCTAAGGCGTACACTTTTCTCGGAACGGCTGCATATGTTCCTACTCAACTCCTCTCCAGCAACTTTCGGGTAAGAGTTTTATGTTAGACCAAACTTTGACCATTATGTGATGTGATGATTGAAAGCGTTTAGAGATTGCACAAcacactttttttatttttcacttggAAAGCACCAAGTCAAGCACTAAGATTTTGGTCTCGGATCATACCCAACCTATTAAGCCCAATAGAGTTTTCCCCAATTAAGAacgaatctttttatatattcagtTATGTTTTATACATATGTCTTATCTATGAAACTTTTATCTCATATTTATATCTCGTGGAGCTGTGGTGTTCTTTTGACATGGACAAGTCTTAGGTTTGGCTTCCAAGGTATGTAACTTGcataaatttctttaaaatcaaaatattttcagacTAGTACTGAACTTTATATGTTTATTAACCGACAAGGCTAGCCTTGAATATCAGCAGGGTGTAAGTTCTTGTTTATGAGTCAGCACAACGTTTGGGTAATCCTGAAGAAATGTTCTGTCCATGCATTGATTGCGGCAATTTATGTCATCAGCCTAGAGACGTAATATTGAATCATCTAGTTATTAGGTGAATGAATCAGAAATATAAGAGAAAAGCATGTTGGAGTAAGCATGTGAcactagtaaaaaaaagttatatagtTAGGAATATAATTGTAGGAATAACAATAAATccgtagcaaaataaaatttgttacaaatttgaCACCAATAAGATTTGTAACTACTTGGTCGTCGCAATGTTCCAGGTTGTAGCAAGTCGTCGGAAGCTGCTACAGATCtgatacaataaaaaataaagctaaTTAGTACGAAATGTTACAGATATTTACAAGGATTTGTTACAATCAGTTTCAAACATGTTAGTAGATACTATCTACTAAATGTAACAAAGTTATTGTGGATAAATGTCTCACAAAAAACAAGGATAGTCGTCATTATTGTGTTACTAATTGCGACATGTTTATTTTGTCATAGTATTGACAATTAGCGTCAGATTTTCTGTAAGGATTAGCCTCTATTAGCTACGTAATCTTGTATCAAAGTAGCTACAAATACATACAATTTGAGGCGACTTAAAAATCTACGAGTTGTGACTAAGATTTGGTAACAAATTAGCAACAGATTGTTTCGTAATGTCTGTAAGAAAGTGTAACCAATTGCTACGAAGTTGCTGGGTACAAGTAATGTTGAGGTGTGATTGCTACACGAATTTGTAACGTTTCGATGAGTAAGTTTGTTACCGAATTTGTTGCCTTGTGAGTCAAGGTTTAACGCCCACTGGGTTATCTGGAAAATCCATGGAAACCGAGAGTACAAAGCTAAGATATAATTCAAAAGCCTACAAGCAGATAACACATAACTGATTACAGAGCAGAGTTTGGAGGTATACAACACACAAAAGACTACAGATCAGAGTTTGAAAATACTAGTACAAAGCATAGTTTTAACCCAAAAGACTACATATAAGAGTTTGAAACGAAGGTACAAAGCATAGTTTTAATCCAAAAGACAACTGATATTAGTTTTAAACGAAATAGTCTCTAGGAGTGGAGAAAGGTGATAGATATCCGTTCATCAATTGAAGGCACTGCCGACCAGCTCTTCATCGTCATCGTCTTCAGGCTCATGAGTCTCATCAGGCACATTAGTAGGATGACTGTGGTGGGTGTCAACAGCCATCTCCGGAGGTCCAGTCATAGCTGATGTCGGATTAGCATCTCAGTTCTGCCTGTTGTTGGTTTGAATTGGAGTGGTGACAGACGCACCAATAGCATTAGTTTGTTGAACCGATGGGAAAGAGTGTGAGGCACCTGCAGTCATATACTGGTTCATAAATTCCACAACAGTGGCCATCTTCTCTTGAAGAGAAGTGAGTTGACgttcaagagagattctttccAGTGCACCAGCTGAGCTTTCTCCACGCTCACGAATGTAGTTCTGACCCCCGAGTCCGAAGTTCCTCCCATTCTGAGAAGGTACTACCTATACAAAAAGAATTGTCAATATCCAAACTTCATAAACACGAATATATGACCGGTGAACTATAATGTAACtagatcaatcaatcaaataatatcaaattatcaataaaaccatataaattgtgttttgtgtttgaaaTATGAACAATCGAATATATACACTGTTGAAAACAAACTAAGATTATGTACCAATTATGATCCAAATAGATACCAATAAGAAACTGTTACCTTATAGAACAACTCATCCTCCTCAATTGAGGAAGATGCTTATTTATTTCCATAAGACATGTAAGTCTTTTAGTAAGCGTATATCGAGTCAATCCTGTGTCTTCTGAACCTCCTAGTGATGCACCATCAGAGGCTTGAGAGATTGCATCTATCTGTCTTTGAATCTCTTCTTCGATCGACCTCGCCTTATCATCCACATAAGTCCCATCAGATTTGCGGTGAGTCTCTCTGAGAATGCGAAGCATGGAAGGCTCAATCCCTTCCTGTTGTCGCTACAAAATACAGACACAAAGTTAAATCACATTACAACTTGgactatatatttttcatcaagCATAATAAACTCATGCTCAGAGAGTGCTTACAATTAACTCTCGGAGCTGGTCGTAGGATTGTGAGCCAGAGGTGTGAGCATGTGGATCAAAACCATCACGACAAGACATTCGATTAGCTGAAGCTatcttgctcttcttcctcGATGCGTCGGTTCCCCAATACTCCTGCATTGTCTCCCAGATCTCCCCACTTATCCACTTTGGCTTAGTACCCAAAACTTTAGCCTTGGAAATCATGTCTCTAAGGCGGCCACTAAGAACATGATACCACAAATGATACACTTTTCCGCCAAGTGCATCATCCCAGAAAAAACTTTGCTGTAAAAGAAGATAAATTGTTATGTAGTTAATATGTATCATGTTCTTACAAactttatgtaaaaaaaacagTCAGAAGAAATGACTTACGATGAAATCACCCCACCATTGCATGAGGCTCTCATTGTGAACCGAAGATATATAATACCATGGTCCATCAAAGTGCCTACGGATCGAAGCAACGATGGCTCGCCGTGGAGGGTTATCAAGACCAAAcctgaaatcaaaaacaaaatgagtATCTATAATCAAATGTGCTATTAAGGATATTGTTTAATAACTTGTAATGTTGGACTTGCATCATCGACTTGGACATCTAGTATATACCCATATACTACAGAGCCTACATCTTACCATATCAACTAAACCATTTGTGTAAgacaaataatttaaacttgtgttaaacattttaaagaaacattttaaacttatgcagttgcagtataagaggtgtcaatcctatctgagtgattgtgaacaattaagatgtgcatatgagtctaagtcaagccaattgtaaagattgtttgtcactaacaatcctaaaatgagatatgaaatgcagaaagtaaaaacaactagaacaagatactaaatgcaaacagaacagacaaattaaagctataatgaaactagaacagagatagacactatgctaatgaactaatgcaagacaagtaatgaacaggaaactacgtgaatgcaatggaaatgaaacaggaatgaaacaagacaatcacaaatcaaaaacacaagttctggggat
It encodes the following:
- the LOC104728224 gene encoding uncharacterized protein LOC104728224; its protein translation is MSKSMMQVQHYKFGLDNPPRRAIVASIRRHFDGPWYYISSVHNESLMQWWGDFIQSFFWDDALGGKVYHLWYHVLSGRLRDMISKAKVLGTKPKWISGEIWETMQEYWGTDASRKKSKIASANRMSCRDGFDPHAHTSGSQSYDQLRELIRQQEGIEPSMLRILRETHRKSDGTYVDDKARSIEEEIQRQIDAISQASDGASLGASSSIEEDELFYKVVPSQNGRNFGLGGQNYIRERGESSAGALERISLERQLTSLQEKMATVVEFMNQYMTAGASHSFPSVQQTNAIGASVTTPIQTNNRQN